The following is a genomic window from Parabacteroides johnsonii DSM 18315.
AAGTTGCCTCCTTCCAGTTCAAATCTGAATTGCATATCTTCACCTCCTTTACTTAATAGATCGGCGGAAGGCCGTTGCAATAAAGCTCACCGACCGTGTGATACATAGAGTGGTCCGTTTCCATCAGGATCATATCGTTTTCCGCTGCCAGTTGCAGCATTTCAGGAGTCGCCTTTTTCCCCCGCACAAACAGGATGCAAGAAACATCCGCCATCTCTGCAGTCCGAATCGTCTGCATATTGCATAAACCTGTGACGAGCAGCACTCCGTTGCAATCCAGTGTCAGGACATCGCTCATCAGGTCGCTGGCGAAAGCGCATTGCACTTCGTGGTCTTCCCGGCCGCTTCCGCATACGACTGCTGCGCCGGTAAGCGCCATTATCTGCCGTATCTTCATGTTATATAAAGGTTATATTTGCCGGGACAATGTAAGAAATAGTTATAACTTTGCAAGCGAAAACAGATAGAAAGTTACAACTAAATCATGAAAATATGGGCGTAGTAATAGGTATCGATGTCGGTGGAAGCACAACCAAGATTGTCGGAGTGGAAAACAAGACTATCAAATCACCAATGTTCGTCAAGGCGACAGATCCGGTCACCTCGCTCTTCGGGGCTTTCGGTAAATATATCTATGACAACGGAATCACCTTGCCGGAGATCGAGATGGTAATGCTGACAGGTGTGGGAAGTGCCTTTATCGACCAGCCACTATACGGCTTGCCGACAGCCAAGACAGATGAATTCCTTGCCAATGGCCTCGGTGCCCAATATGCCGCTTCGCTGGAGCGCCTGATCGTCGTAAGCATGGGAACGGGAACCTCTTTCGTCAAGGTGGATGGACAGCATATCCAACATATCGGCGGGATCGGTGTCGGAGGCGGAACCTTGCTTGGACTCTCCCGCCTGCTCCTGAAAACGCAAGACATCCACCAGATCTCCGATATGGCTTTGAAGGGAACTCTGACGAATATCGACCTCCAGATACAGGATATCTGCAACCGGCCTCTGCCCGACCTTCCGCTGGATGCCACCGCCTCCAACTTCGGAAAAGCGGACGGCAACGCCTCTCCTGAAGATATCGCTTCAGGGATCATCCACATGGTCCTGCAATCGATCGGCCAGGCCGCCATCCTGTCAGCTCTCAACAGCCCGATACAGGATTTCGTCTTGATCGGTAACCTGACGCAGCTGCCTCAGTGCAAGGAAATCTTCCCTAAGCTGGAAGAAATGTATGGTGTCCGTTTCCTGATCCCCAAGTATTCGGAATACAGAACTGCCATAGGAGCCGCCCTTACCTACATAAACGGTTCGACGGTTCATCCGGTCCGTTAATTTCCCCGACCGGATTACCATTTTGTCATCTTTATAAAGATAAAGTAGTGCATTATGAAACGTTAAAAAATATTACCCGCTATACTAATTCCAAATAGATGCACTACTAATTCGATTTTGATGGGGTGGTAGTGACATTTTGATAAAACCAAAATCCGGATTTTTAAGAGCCGTAGGAGGCGTATAAAAAATAATACACCCCGGATATGTACGGATTACAATTTATTCTTATCTTTGATAGCATTAAATTAAATTTATAATATCATGTTCGCAAAAGAAACTTATATCGCCCGCAGGGCTAAATTAAAACAGACGATAGGTTCAGGCCTGTTATTATTTTTAGGCAACGATGAGTCCGGCATGAACTATGCCGATAACACATACCATTTCCGCCAGGATTCCACTTTTCTGTATTTCTTCGGACTTCCCTACGCCGGACTGTCCGCCATCATCGACATAGACAACGACCGCGAGATCATTTTCGGCGACGAATTGACAATCGACGCGATCGTTTGGATGGGAACGCAGCCGACGCTGAAGGAAAAGAGCGAAGCCGCCGGTATCATCGAAGTCCGTCCGTTCAAGGAAATCGAAACATATCTGAAGAACGCGCAGCAGAAAGGCCAACCCATCCATTATCTGCCGACTTACCGCGCCGAACACCAGATCAAGCTATTCCAATGGTTAGGTGTCGTTCCTGGAGCCGAAAAACCGTCCGTTCCTTTCATTATGGGCGTAGTCAACCAGCGTAACTATAAGAGTGAAGAAGAAATTGCTGAAATAGAAAAGGCCTGTATCGTGACAGCCGATATGCATCTGGCCGCCATGCGCACCGTTCGTCCGGGTATTCGCGAAAGCGAAGTGGCCGCCGCAGTCGCCGAAGTGGCTTTGGCAAACAATTACGAACTCTCCTTCCCGATCATCGCGACGATCAACGGACAGACGTTGCACAATCACGACCATAGCAATATGATCAAGAGCGGTGATATGCTTCTGCTCGATGCTGGTGCCGAAACGGAGATGGGATATGCCGGTGACATGTCGTCCACGATTCCTGCCGATGCCAAGTTCACGTCTCGCCAACGTGAGATCTACGATATCCAGGTGGCTGCCCACGAAGCGGCTGTTGCGGCCCTGCGTCCGGGTATCCCGTTTGTCGATGTATATGAATTGTCCTGCAAAGTGATTATGGAAGGCTTGAAAGATTTGGGATTCGTGAAAGGCGACCCGATGGAGGCCGTAAAAGCCGGTGCCCATGCCATGTTCATGCCTTGCGGTCTGGGACATATGATGGGGCTGGATGTCCACGATATGGAAAACCTGGGCGAAGTGTACGTCGGCTACGACGGCCAACCGAAAAGCACTGAATTCGGACGCAAGTCTCTCCGCCTCGGACGTAAACTGGAACCGGGCTTTGTCCTGACTATCGAGCCGGGGGTTTATTTTATCCCCGAACTGATGGACCTTTGGAGAAGCCAGAACAAGTTCACTGAATTTATCAATTACGACAAGTTGTTCACATACAAAGATTTCAGCGGTATTCGCAACGAAGAGGATTATCTGATCACCGAAAACGGCGCTCGCCTGTTAGGTAAAAAGATCCCTGTCCGTGCAGAAGAAGTAGAAGCGATAAGGAAATAATACATCACAATTCTAATAATTTTTCATGATATAGGCATGGATTTGCATGTGATGTGCAGTCCATGCCGAATTTTACTCATTTTTGTAAACTGTGATAAATGACACGAGTGATGTCTGCCATAATACGGGCATTGGTTTCGTCCGATTCTAAAGAATTTTTTATCAAGACCGCAATGTAACATCTTTCTCCATCAGGTAAATAGATAACGCCGGCATCTGTTTCACTGATCTGTAAGCCATCCGAAGTACGATCCGAATGTCCCGTCTTATGTCCGATCTTGACATTGGGAGGCAGACCGGCTTTCAGTTTATTTTCTCCGGACGAGCAGTTGAGCATGGTTTCTTCCAGAAATGCGAAAGATGTTGCAGATAAAATCTCATCCGTATATATTTTCTTTATCAATTGTACGACTGACAAAGGTGAACTCCAATTATTATAGCTATTCATGATATTTTCGTGCATGCTATGTTCCGTCTCTGTCAAATTCAGTTTCTTGATGCCCAATGATTTGATGAAAGTATCCACCTTTTTTATCCCTCCAGCAAAATCAATGAGCCAGTCACACGTGTTATTGTCGCTATAAATAATCGTATACGTTATTATATCACGCAATGATATGTGTATTCCTTGATTGGGATATTTGTTTCTCAAAGGACTATATGTGTTTTCATGCATTTGTTCACGTGTTATGCACACCGTACTGTCTAAGGGAATATGTTCCCTATCCATCTTTTTCAAAGCAGCCACAGTCACATGAAACTTAAAAAGGCTCATTAAAGGGTATTGCTGATTGTCGGATAATGTAAAGATCTTGTCTTGATATAGGATTGCCACACCGACTGTCGCTTTTTTTTCTTGGATAACTTCCTTTATATCCCCAATTTGAATTTGGCCGAACGCCATTATGGAGTAAAAACTGCATACCGCAGACATGAGGAATCGCTTCATTAATGCACAAGTTTGAATAATAGATGAACAAAGATACAGAAAGTGTAGCTTATTTTAAAGAAAATGTTTTTTACTTAAAAGAATTATTTGTTTCTTCGCTTCATAATTACAATCATAATGGAACAAAAAGACGAAATAATACTGATAAACATAAATGGTACGGATCGTCCGGGAGTGACCGCCGCCCTTACCGAGATACTGGCCAAAAATAATGCGGTTATCCTGGACATCGGTCAAGCTGACATCCACAACAACCTCTCTTTAGGCATCTTGTTTCAAAGTAGCGAAGGCAATTCGGGGGATATTCTGAAAGAATTACTCTTTAAGAGCTACGAGCTCGATGTGAATATACGTTTCAACCCGATCTCCGAAGAGGCTTATAACCAATGGGTTTCCATGCAGGGTAAGAATCGGTATATCATAACGATCTTGGGCCGGAAACTGACTGCCCGGCAAATTGCCGGTGTCACACGTATTGTTGCCGATCAAGATATGAATATCGACGATATCAAGCGCCTGACGGGACGTATTCCTTTGGACGAGAATGCCCGTACGCCGAAAGCCAGCGTGGAATTCTCCGTGCGCGGTACGCCGAGGGACAAGGAACAGATGAAGGCCGATTTCATGAAACTCTCCGCCGAGCAGGAGATGGATATATCTTTTCAGGAAGAAAGCATGTTCCGACGCATGCGCCGCCTGATCTGCTTCGATATGGATTCGACACTGATCGAGACGGAAGTGATCGACGAACTGGCTATCCGGACCGGTGTTGGCGATCAAGTGAAAGCCATTACCGAAGCGGCCATGCGGGGAGAAATCGACTTCTGTGAAAGTTTCCGCCAACGTTGCGCCTTGTTGAAAGGTTTGGATGTTTCTGTTATGCAGGAAATTGCCGAGAACCTACCGATTACCGAAGGGGTGGACCGCCTGATGCGTATCTTGAAAAAGGTCGGTTTCAAGATTGCGATCCTTTCCGGAGGATTTACCTATTTTGGTAACTATCTGAAACAAAAATACAACATTGACTATGTCTATGCCAACGAACTTGAAGTGGAAAACGGAAAGCTGACCGGACGTCATGTCGGCGACATAGTCGATGGGAAACGCAAAGCGGAGTTGCTCCGTCTCATTGCACAGGTCGAAAATGTGGATATTCGCCAGACGGTCGCTGTCGGAGACGGTGCCAACGATTTGCCAATGATCAGTATTGCCGGTCTCGGAATCGCTTTCCATGCCAAGCCGAAAGTAAAGGCTACGGCCAAACAGTCTATTTCAACGATCGGTCTCGACGGCATCCTGTACTTCTTAGGCTATAAAGATTCCTATCTGGATGAAAAAATGTAACTACAAATAATAAGAGAAAAATGATCAGACACATCGTAATGTTCAAATTGAAGGAGTTTGCAACTCCGGCCGACAAACAGGCTAAAATGCAGGAAATCAAAACGGGATTAGAAGCATTGCTCGATAAGATTGACGTGTTGCGCATGATCCGCGTAGATTTTAACGTGAATCCGGCAGAGACATGGGATATCATCCTGACTACAGAGCTGGACACACTTGAAGATGTCAGTACGTATGCCAACCATCCCGAACATGTAGCCATATCCAAAGGCATCATCGGTCCAGTCAAGGCAGACAGGGCTTGCGTCGATTATGAATATTAACAAGCGAAGAGCATCATGAAAGACTTTGATATTGAAGAGCGAGTAAACCGTGCAGTTCGGAATTTTGAAGCAGGTTATAATTGTGCACAGTCTGTCTTTCTGGCTTACTCGGATGTCTTTGAGTTGGAAATGGAGACAGCCAAGAAAATGTCTGTCTCTTTTGGAGGAGGTGTAGGCCGTATGCGCGAAGTTTGCGGAACAGTCAGCGCAATGGCTATGCTGGCGGGGTTTAAATATCCGGTTCAGGATATTACCGACCAGGAAGCCCGCACCAAGAATTATGCAATGGTGCAGAAAATGGCTGACATATTCAAGGAGAAAAACGAAACAATCATCTGTCGCCGCCTTTTGCCCCCTGAAGACGCAGCAGCTACGACACCGGCACCAGCCGCCCGTACGCAAGAATATTATCAGAAGCGCCCTTGCAAAAAATACATTGAAGATTCGGCTCGCATTGCAGGAAGAATGCTGAAAGGAGAATTGGATTGATGGCTTATGCCATCAATCTGATTTGTGTAACAATACCTAAACTCCGAATATCGTTGAATAAGTTCGTATAGGAGGAAATCGCCTTTACATTCACTTTGTATGTGATAACGGACCGGTCCTCTTTATAATATGTCTCGAAAGAGACACTCACGATAAAAACGCCTTTACTTTCCAATATTTTACGAACTGCCTTTAAATCGGGTGTTGCCGTAGAGCAGGTGATAGTCAGTATCTTGTTGACACCGTTCAGGAACATTCTTCTCTCCAAATGTTCCAGGCTGACCAGAATGAAAAGTGTTATGACAGTTGCAATAGCAGCCGGAATATACATTCCGGCTCCCACTGCCAAACCTATTACCGCCATTACCCAGATACAAGCAGCCGTCGTCAGTCCATGCACGCTCCCGTGGCTTTGGATAATCGCCCCTGCTCCGAGGAAACCGATACCCGAAAGCACTTGTGCCGCAATACGTCCCGGATCGCCATTCAAGAAATTAGGATAACATTGCGGAATCCAGATAGAGACCAGCATGGCAGCAGTCGAACCCATACAAATCAATGTAAAGGTACGCATTCCCGCCTCCCGTCTTCTAAATTGGCGCTCTATCCCAATGACTGCTCCCAAGAGGAAACTGATCAGCAGCTTTACGGCTGCCGTGTAGGGGGTAATAACCGTATTGTGTAATATGTCGTTTATCTGTTCTAACATACTTATCACATTAGTAACACGCAAATATAAGTATTTGTTTGATTACTTGACCTCTGTAATTTCAATCACATGACTATTTGTCGGCCGGCTTGAAAACACAGGAATGCCGACATTCATCAGAAATTCTCCGGAGAACGTTTTGCCATTGCAGGCCAATTTGGATTGTGTACCCGGAACCAAGTTGATTTCCTTCAGTTCATAACGGGCATCCTTCTTCAATCCCTGTAAACGAAGAGGTGGCATCGATTCTGCATATCTCGGATGGATATCGAAGGCAAACAGGACAGCTTTGTCTGCATTGCCGCTGGCATACATAACGGCAGCATGCTGGCTTTCATAAGGCGATTGCAAACGGTATTGGTCGCCGTCCAGAATGACATCGTCCAGACGTTTGAAGTTAGCCACCGCTTCCTTGCAATATTGTTGATCCGCCTGGTTCATTTCATGGATACGGATATCGAAACCTAACTTGCACATGCTGGCTACGTCCGTACGGAACTTAACCGGCTGTTTTCCCCAACTCGTTACGTGGGCAGCCATGCTTTTAGCGGGGAAGAAGTGGGAATACCCCCACTGGATAAAGATACGTTCGATGGCATCCGTATTATCACTTGGCCAGAACTCAGTGAAATACTTCAACGCTTCATAGTCGCAACGGCCACCACCACCGGAACACAGCATCATCGGCAGATTCGGATATTTTTGTTTGATCCGTTCCAATACATTATACAGGCCGCGTACATACTCAACATATAAATGGGATTGCTGGTCTTTCAGATACGGAGAGTAGATATTCGTTATCGGGCTGTTACAATCCCATTTGAAATAGGCGATACCCGGATATTTCGTCATCAGATTGTCAACCACACCATATACATAATCCTGTACTTTCGGATTAGTCAAATCCAGAACCATCTGGTTTCTAAAGTAATACTCGTCACGATTCGGCAAATGGATCACCCAATCCTTATGTTTCTCATACAACTCGCTTTTAGGGTTTACCATTTCCGGTTCGATCCACAAACCGAACTTAATGCCTCTGTCCGTCGCTTCCTTCACCAGCTTTCCGATACCGTTAGGCAGCTTGGTAACGGTTTCTTCCCAGTCTCCCAATCCCTGATGGTCACTGCTGCGGGGATATTTATTGGCAAACCAGCCATCGTCAAGCAAGAACATATCGACTCCTAATGCAACGGCTTCATCCATAATATTCACCAACTTGTCTTCATTAAAGTCAAAATAGGTCGCTTCCCAGTTGTTCAGCAATGTCATACGAGACTTCTCGCCGTCTTTCAACTGATATTTGCGTGCCCAACGTTGGAAATCACGACTGGCTTTGCCCTTTCCTTTGGCACTATAGGTAAAAATAAACTCCGGCGTGCGGAACACTTCGTTCGGCTTCAACGAGTATTCCGATGCATATGGGTTGATACCGGAAAGGATACGCAGGCCATTCTCGTTGTCTACTTCGAACGTAAAACGGTAATTACCTGTCCATCCGATAGTGCCAAATAATACATCTCCGGCATTCTCTTCCGCTTTCCTGTCCAGAGCAAGCAAAAAGAACGGAGAACAAAACATGTTGGCACGACTTCCCAACTTGGTGTCCAGCATCTTCTTACCAAAAGCCAGCTCGGTTTCCTTCATATTGACTTCGTGGGCCCAATCTCCTGCAAATTCAGTCAGAAAATACTTGCTGCCATTCAGATGCAATAAAGAGGAAGCATAATTATAAAGGGTTACAGGTTTCTTCTCCTGATGTGAAATCTCCGCATATTCCTTGATGATGTTTTCCTTTGGATAAGCGATGAAATGCAACTTTACTTCGACCGGATATTTATCATCTTTCAAAAGAATGACCGTCTCGTTGACTCCCGGCTGAAGCTGTTTGTTTTCATGGGAGACATATTTCAGGAGCAATGACGGGTTACCGTCATTATGCAAAACACGAATAGCCGGTTCGAAATAATCTTCCATACCATGTGTCAGATAGGCTTCATTACCGAGAGGTAATTGTACGATATCCGAATCAAATGACAGTTTTTGTCCCAGATAAGATTGATACAGGCGGCCATTTTTATCATCAACCTTATAAATAAGGCTAATGTCATCGGTCGTAATTGGAATTACAGTTTTTCCATTTGCACTCAGCGTCGCTGATATCGCTATTAGACATAGCAAAAAAAGATGTCTGATCTTCATGTTTTTCTTCTATAATTTATTAATTAGATATTACAAATCCAAGGTTTATTTTATATACGAACAAAGATATTATAATTATTGGAATAATGATATTCCAAACGAATAAAATTACAAGAAAAAAGCCTGTAAAACACATAAAATAAGTCGTTTTACAGGCTTTTCTTTAATTTGTTATTCCGAAAAGGATTATCTCATCCTGTTTTTATACTTCCAAAGCTCCGATCAGTTCGCGGACAGACGAAAAACCATGTCTGTCACAATAGTCGTTCATCCCTTCGATAACCTTTATGCCAACGGCTGGATCTACAAAATTGTAGGTCCCGATCTGGATTGCTGTAGCTCCGGCCAGCATGAACTCCACTGCATCTTTCCAGTTCGAAATGCCTCCCAGACCGATAATAGGAATCTTCACAGCCTTATAAGTCTGCCATACCATCCGCAAGGCAACCGGCTTTACGCAAGGACCGGAAAGACCACCGGTTATTGTAGATAATACCGGTTTACGCTTCTCCGCGTCAATGGCCATCCCCAACATAGTATTAATCAATGAAACAGAGTCTGCTCCCTCGGCTTCGACCGCTCTGGCAATCTCCGTAATGTCGGTCACATTAGGGGAAAGTTTTACAATAAGGGTCTTCGGATAAACCTTGCGGACAGCTTTCACCACTTCGCTTGCCCCACAAGTCGTCACGCCAAAAGCCATACCTCCCTGCTTCACATTCGGACAGGAAATATTCAGTTCGATCGCCAGAATCTTGTCCAAATCCGCTATCTTCTCAGCACATTCCACATACGTTTCCACAGAGGAACCGCTCACGTTTACGATCATGTTCGTGTCGATGTCCTTTATCTCCGGATAGATATGATCGACAAAATATTGCACCCCCTTATTCTGCAAACCTACAGCATTCAACATTCCCGAAGGGGTTTCCGCCATACGGGGATACAAATTCCCTTCACGTGGCTGGATCGTTGTTCCTTTCACAAAAATACCACCCAAGCGGGAGATATCCATAAAGTCCGAATACTCAATGCCATATCCGAAAGTACCCGACGCCGTCATGACCGGGTTCTTCAATTGCAAATTACCGATGTTTACGTTTAATTCAGCCATGTCAAATTTTCAATATTAAATACAGGTCCTTCAGTACATACACACACATGATGCTCATCTTTGGTCTTCTCCACACAGCATAAGCAAGCTCCTATACCACAAGCCATTGTGTTTTCAAGAGAGACTTCGCATGTAATAGAGTTTGCATGGGCATATTTGGCAACAGCCACCATCATCGGCTTAGGTCCACAAGTGTAAATCCGGTCGAAATGTACATCTTTCAAGATGGAATGATTGGTCACATATCCCTTTTCGCCCAATGAGCCGTCTTCTGTTGTAACATACACTGTTCCAAGCTGTTCGAACTGTTCCAATTGTAACACATCTTCCTTAGAACGAGCTCCCAAAAGGAACGTAGGTGTGTAACCGGCTTTTTTCAGGATGGCCCCCAAATACAACATCGGAGCTGTCCCGACACCACCACCGATCAGCAGTAATTTTTGTTCTTTATCGGCAGGCAGCGTGAAACCGTTTCCCAAAGGCAACATGATGTTAACAACATCACCCGGCTTATACTCAGCCATCCGGCGTGTTCCGTCACCGACCAACTGGACGAGCAACCACAGTTCATTGGTCGCTCTGTCGACATAATTAATTGAGATCGGACGACGAAGAAATGTTGTAGGAGAGTTATCCACACGTACCTGTACGAACTGTCCCGGCAGCATTTCCGGCAGGATCTGATCAGATGTTAGTTTAAGCAGGCAGTAATTTTTGTGAAGGCTACAGTTTTCAGTCACCTTCATGTCAAGCATGTACTTCTTCATATAATATGATTAGTCTAATTCTATACAAAGATAGATGAATATGGTATATAAACCAAAACAAGCTATTCTTTCTTGTTTTTTTCAGAAATAAAAGTGTCAAATGTATTATCGGAATAAAATACCATTATTTTACTTACTTTTTTAGTAACTGTTTCTTGTTGTATAATTTGCTCAACAACAGGCTGTTTGATGCTGTTTACAGGTGTATCAACCCTCATTTCCTTGCGATATTCAAGAGCAACTTGCCCTCCGGATGGATTTATCGCCGTATTTGAGAACAAATCGGGCTGTGTCGGCATACGATTTCGTTCCATTTCGCCTTTACCGAAAAGAAGCCAGTCGGAATCCACATAAGCGAATCGATCCAGAATTTTTATTAGGACATCCAGACTTACATTATTTCTTCCGTTCAAAATATGTGACATCGCTGAACGCTGAATACCGATTGCTTCTGCAAATTTAGAAGGAGTCAAGCCTTCACGCTCCATGATTTGGGTAATACGTTCTATCATCTTAGTAATTCCTAATTTGTTTACAAAAATACTGTCATTATGTCTGTTTTTATAGAGAAAATATACACAAATCAATGACGATACAAATATACACTATAATTCTCAATTGTGCAATTTAATTGTATAAACTTAAACATACACTTTTGTAACCATAAATGACATTGTTGTACTGTTATAAATGTAAATCCTACAGAAACCAACTAAATACAGGTTAAATCTCAACTTTAATAAAGAACTACTATTATCTGAAAACCATATTATTACCAATCACGTAAAACTTTCCCATCTCTATATTTACAGCCATTTGTATAGTCTTGTGATCAACATATTAATGTATCAAATCACATATTTCACATAATAAACTGAATATATTTTACTTATATAGAATAAAACAGCATTGTCTAAAATAAGGATGGCCGGTTAAATTTATTACATTTATAAATAGATACATTTGTAATATCAGTAAACATCCGTTTGCAAGTAGAACAAAAAAATAACTCAATTGATTTCTTTATGGAAGTTTACAACTGTAATATCATTAATATTGTTTACAAATTCGTACAGATTGTTTTTTCAGTTATTTTTGAAACTGCCAAAATGACACTATCACTCTTCTTTCTTTCAACCCTCAGTATTTTTTACCAAAAGTTTCTATTTTGTCAAAAATCATTTTGTCATTTCGACAGACAAAAAAGAATAATCCTATGCAAATAGATATGTTAAAAAATATTACCCGCTATAGAAATTTTATTTTCATGCTATGGAAAATGAATTTTCATGAGGTGGAGTGACATTTTGATAGTTGAACGTGGAGCTTATCTACTCCTACGCTGCGTTTCTTATGAATGAGGGGCCGAAAAATAGAAATATGAAAATCTCAGATATGAAAAATCAAGATAAAGTATTGAAAGACAAAAGAAAAAGGGCGTTTTTTCTGTTCAACTTTTCAGTTATTCCAGAAAAAACGCCCTCTCAGATAAAAATATACTTTCAAAAACCTGTCAATGCAGGATTTTATAGAGCAATTCCTTTAAAAGTTCGGCATCGGAAACAGAAGTATTTTCCACTCCTTTCGAACGGGCATCCGTCATACGGATCTCACTGATCAGGTTGAACACTTTCATCGCCGAGTAGTTTCGCATCCCTAAAAGATAATCCTTCACCTGAAATGTTCCTCTAAGTCCGAGTGCCGCCATCAAGCCGGCTTCGGAACGATCCTTCGTATAATAACAAATCAGGAGGTTCGAGAAATAGTTAAATAATACAGGAAGGGTCATCTGAATCGGATTGCTTTTCGGGTTCTTCTCGAAGTATTGAGCAATACGGTTCGCCTTCAAGACATCTTTCATGGCAAGTGCCTTTATCAGTTCAAAGTTATTGTATTCTTTACTGATTCCGATATTTTGCTCCACCAATTCCGGCGTGATGCGTTTTACGCCTTTTTCAGGCAGGATCAGCGCCAGCTTATCCAATTCCTTACTCAGGCGGCTTAAATCGTTTCCAAGGAAGTCAGAAAGCATCTGGGCCGCCTTTCCGTCTATCCCTATCGAACGCAGTTGCATGAACGAAGCGATAAATGCCGGCATCTTGTAGTCAGGAATCTTTTTGGACTCGAACAACACTCCGGTTTTGTCCGTCGCAGAAGCCAGCGCCTTGCGGCGATCTAAGTTTTTATATTTATAATTGACAACCAAAACGGTTGACATTAATGGGTTCTTAACATAGTTCGACAGAAGCTCGATATCACGAATTAATTGAGCCTCCCGGACAACCACTAACTGATATTTTGACATCATCGGGAAACGGCGGGCTGCGTTAATTATAGATGCTGCATCCGCATCTGCTCCGTACATGATAATCTGGTTAAAATCCCGTTCGGATTCTTCTAATACATTTTCGAGTAGCAGGTCTGTTATCTGATCCATAAAAAATGGTTCGTCACCCATCATTATATAGACAGGAGCGAATTTTTTTGCAACGATATCCCGACATATTTCCTCGTATGTATATTCTTTTTTTGCCATATTTGTGTGTGATCTCAATTAAAATTACCAACTGAAGCGGATGTGACGAATCGTCTTCTTTCCATCAATAATCTGGCGAAGTGCTTCCACTCCCAACATTACATGCTCTTTCGCAAAATTCCGGGTCACCTCACGATCGCTGGCTTCCGTTTTCACCCCAGCTTCTTCCATAGGCTTGTCGGAAATCATCAATAAAGCTCCTGTCGGGATCTCGTTTGCAAAGCCTGCCGTAAACAAGGTAGCCGTCTCCATATCGATACCGGTAGCGTGTGTACGACGAAGGTAGTTCTTGAAATCACTGTCATATTCCCATACCCGCCGGTTCGTCGTATAGACGGTTCCGGTCCAGTAGTCTTTCCCCCGGTCACGTATGGCGGACG
Proteins encoded in this region:
- the serB gene encoding phosphoserine phosphatase SerB, with the translated sequence MEQKDEIILININGTDRPGVTAALTEILAKNNAVILDIGQADIHNNLSLGILFQSSEGNSGDILKELLFKSYELDVNIRFNPISEEAYNQWVSMQGKNRYIITILGRKLTARQIAGVTRIVADQDMNIDDIKRLTGRIPLDENARTPKASVEFSVRGTPRDKEQMKADFMKLSAEQEMDISFQEESMFRRMRRLICFDMDSTLIETEVIDELAIRTGVGDQVKAITEAAMRGEIDFCESFRQRCALLKGLDVSVMQEIAENLPITEGVDRLMRILKKVGFKIAILSGGFTYFGNYLKQKYNIDYVYANELEVENGKLTGRHVGDIVDGKRKAELLRLIAQVENVDIRQTVAVGDGANDLPMISIAGLGIAFHAKPKVKATAKQSISTIGLDGILYFLGYKDSYLDEKM
- a CDS encoding aminopeptidase P family protein codes for the protein MFAKETYIARRAKLKQTIGSGLLLFLGNDESGMNYADNTYHFRQDSTFLYFFGLPYAGLSAIIDIDNDREIIFGDELTIDAIVWMGTQPTLKEKSEAAGIIEVRPFKEIETYLKNAQQKGQPIHYLPTYRAEHQIKLFQWLGVVPGAEKPSVPFIMGVVNQRNYKSEEEIAEIEKACIVTADMHLAAMRTVRPGIRESEVAAAVAEVALANNYELSFPIIATINGQTLHNHDHSNMIKSGDMLLLDAGAETEMGYAGDMSSTIPADAKFTSRQREIYDIQVAAHEAAVAALRPGIPFVDVYELSCKVIMEGLKDLGFVKGDPMEAVKAGAHAMFMPCGLGHMMGLDVHDMENLGEVYVGYDGQPKSTEFGRKSLRLGRKLEPGFVLTIEPGVYFIPELMDLWRSQNKFTEFINYDKLFTYKDFSGIRNEEDYLITENGARLLGKKIPVRAEEVEAIRK
- a CDS encoding Dabb family protein, with amino-acid sequence MIRHIVMFKLKEFATPADKQAKMQEIKTGLEALLDKIDVLRMIRVDFNVNPAETWDIILTTELDTLEDVSTYANHPEHVAISKGIIGPVKADRACVDYEY
- the coaW gene encoding type II pantothenate kinase, with the translated sequence MGVVIGIDVGGSTTKIVGVENKTIKSPMFVKATDPVTSLFGAFGKYIYDNGITLPEIEMVMLTGVGSAFIDQPLYGLPTAKTDEFLANGLGAQYAASLERLIVVSMGTGTSFVKVDGQHIQHIGGIGVGGGTLLGLSRLLLKTQDIHQISDMALKGTLTNIDLQIQDICNRPLPDLPLDATASNFGKADGNASPEDIASGIIHMVLQSIGQAAILSALNSPIQDFVLIGNLTQLPQCKEIFPKLEEMYGVRFLIPKYSEYRTAIGAALTYINGSTVHPVR
- a CDS encoding MgtC/SapB family protein, whose protein sequence is MLEQINDILHNTVITPYTAAVKLLISFLLGAVIGIERQFRRREAGMRTFTLICMGSTAAMLVSIWIPQCYPNFLNGDPGRIAAQVLSGIGFLGAGAIIQSHGSVHGLTTAACIWVMAVIGLAVGAGMYIPAAIATVITLFILVSLEHLERRMFLNGVNKILTITCSTATPDLKAVRKILESKGVFIVSVSFETYYKEDRSVITYKVNVKAISSYTNLFNDIRSLGIVTQIRLMA
- the bla gene encoding class A beta-lactamase — its product is MKRFLMSAVCSFYSIMAFGQIQIGDIKEVIQEKKATVGVAILYQDKIFTLSDNQQYPLMSLFKFHVTVAALKKMDREHIPLDSTVCITREQMHENTYSPLRNKYPNQGIHISLRDIITYTIIYSDNNTCDWLIDFAGGIKKVDTFIKSLGIKKLNLTETEHSMHENIMNSYNNWSSPLSVVQLIKKIYTDEILSATSFAFLEETMLNCSSGENKLKAGLPPNVKIGHKTGHSDRTSDGLQISETDAGVIYLPDGERCYIAVLIKNSLESDETNARIMADITRVIYHSLQK
- a CDS encoding C-GCAxxG-C-C family protein; protein product: MKDFDIEERVNRAVRNFEAGYNCAQSVFLAYSDVFELEMETAKKMSVSFGGGVGRMREVCGTVSAMAMLAGFKYPVQDITDQEARTKNYAMVQKMADIFKEKNETIICRRLLPPEDAAATTPAPAARTQEYYQKRPCKKYIEDSARIAGRMLKGELD